A single region of the Corallococcus caeni genome encodes:
- a CDS encoding condensation domain-containing protein, whose protein sequence is MTTAFPMSFAQQRLCFLHRMDPTGAAHATVRCHRVAGPLDPRALREALDVLVARHEPLRTVFPLGTQQHLSPQGQAHVHVVDVATEAEALRHAQAEAARPFDLEHGPLLRLTVLRLEPRTHFLVFAVHLLVADGGSLQVFSEDLALAYRAAVLGEPTGLSELPVQYVDWSAWQREQLTASVRESLSRWWRERLSGVPLFLDLVAPRPALGQGRRAHRVLPAAIVRSVHALASAERQTVFTVLAAACGLVLGQRAGRERVLLGLAVANRDLPEVERVLGFFVNTVVLEVDLRGDPDFRQLLTRVAASTADAYAHKDLPFEQLVQDLSPPRDPTRSPVVQVNFAYHPPHTAGALALHGCEVTELLLDLPTAKFEFTLRVEERSDGLFTVWAEFDESLFDLAFIEGLLAAYEEVLRALSPDARATSLRPPPTATEAHLARIFADVLKVASVGPYDDFFQLGGHSLQLIEIAARVLTELDRDLGLRELYQHPTVAGAAALLTRTGASR, encoded by the coding sequence ATGACGACCGCGTTCCCGATGTCCTTCGCCCAGCAGCGGCTGTGCTTCCTGCACCGGATGGACCCCACCGGCGCGGCCCACGCCACGGTCCGCTGCCACCGGGTGGCGGGGCCGCTGGACCCGCGAGCCCTGCGGGAGGCCCTGGACGTGCTGGTGGCCCGGCACGAACCGCTGCGGACCGTCTTCCCATTGGGGACGCAGCAGCACCTCTCGCCGCAGGGGCAGGCCCATGTCCACGTCGTGGACGTGGCGACCGAAGCGGAGGCCCTGCGCCACGCGCAAGCCGAGGCGGCCCGACCGTTCGACCTGGAGCACGGACCGCTGCTGCGGCTCACCGTGCTCCGGCTGGAGCCCCGGACGCACTTCCTGGTCTTCGCGGTGCACCTGCTCGTGGCGGACGGCGGGTCGCTCCAGGTCTTCTCCGAGGACCTGGCCCTCGCCTACCGCGCGGCGGTCCTGGGCGAACCCACGGGCCTGTCCGAGCTGCCCGTGCAGTACGTGGACTGGTCCGCGTGGCAGCGCGAGCAGCTCACCGCCTCAGTGCGCGAGTCCCTGTCGCGCTGGTGGCGTGAGCGGCTGTCAGGCGTCCCCCTCTTCCTGGACCTGGTCGCCCCGCGTCCCGCGCTGGGCCAGGGGCGCCGTGCGCATCGCGTGCTGCCCGCTGCCATTGTGCGGTCCGTGCACGCCCTCGCGAGCGCTGAACGTCAGACGGTGTTCACGGTGCTGGCCGCCGCGTGCGGCCTCGTGCTCGGTCAGCGTGCGGGACGTGAGCGGGTGTTGCTGGGACTGGCCGTGGCCAACCGGGACCTGCCCGAGGTCGAGCGCGTGCTCGGCTTCTTCGTCAACACCGTCGTGCTGGAGGTGGACCTGCGCGGCGACCCCGACTTCCGCCAGCTGCTCACGAGAGTGGCCGCTTCCACGGCGGACGCGTACGCCCACAAGGACCTGCCCTTCGAGCAGCTCGTCCAGGACCTGTCCCCACCCAGGGACCCCACGCGCTCTCCCGTGGTCCAGGTGAACTTCGCCTACCATCCGCCCCACACGGCGGGAGCGCTGGCCCTGCACGGCTGCGAGGTGACGGAGTTGCTGCTGGACCTCCCCACCGCGAAGTTCGAGTTCACCCTGCGGGTCGAGGAGCGCTCCGACGGCCTGTTCACGGTGTGGGCCGAATTCGATGAGAGTCTCTTCGACCTCGCGTTCATCGAAGGGCTGCTGGCGGCCTACGAAGAGGTCCTGCGGGCCCTGAGCCCCGACGCACGCGCGACGAGCCTGCGTCCGCCTCCGACCGCGACGGAGGCACACCTCGCCCGCATCTTCGCCGACGTGCTGAAGGTCGCTTCGGTCGGCCCGTACGACGACTTCTTCCAGCTCGGCGGCCATTCCCTTCAGCTGATTGAAATCGCGGCCCGGGTCCTGACCGAGCTGGACCGGGACCTTGGATTGCGTGAGCTGTATCAGCATCCCACCGTGGCGGGCGCCGCCGCCCTGCTGACCCGAACAGGAGCATCCCGATGA
- a CDS encoding cytochrome P450 — protein sequence MSISYPLPKDWQHPLEPPAEYKRLRQEAPVCPVRLFNGNTPWLVSRYQDVLTVLSDPRMVLDSTLPGFPHISASSVARQERTLPFFFRPDAEYRVQRAMLVQEFLPRRMEALRPRIQRTVDEALDAMLAGPHPVDLMAAFALPVALRVICDLLGVPHDGAERLHVLSRTIGSRASSREEATAALAGLDEVFLALVEANLREPTDTLIGRVVSEQVATGKLSTPDAAAMFHALFYAGHGPPAYMFGLGTLALLLDPGQLEKFRAMEDPAAITAAVQELLRFVNVSHLGRQRVATVDVTIGGQLIRAGEGILAQPDSANRDETVFEDPDRLDLQREVHRHFAFGHGIHLCTGRALSLIEFEVFFKTLFQRIPTLRLAVPPEEIRFKKDENLLGVHELPITW from the coding sequence ATGAGCATTTCCTATCCGTTGCCCAAGGACTGGCAGCATCCGTTGGAGCCTCCCGCGGAATACAAGCGGTTGAGGCAGGAGGCCCCGGTGTGTCCGGTCCGGCTGTTCAACGGCAACACGCCGTGGTTGGTCAGCCGCTACCAGGACGTGCTCACGGTCCTGAGCGATCCCCGCATGGTCCTGGACTCCACGCTGCCAGGGTTCCCGCACATCTCCGCCTCCTCCGTGGCCCGGCAGGAGCGGACCCTGCCTTTCTTCTTTCGCCCGGACGCGGAGTACCGGGTGCAGCGGGCCATGCTCGTGCAGGAGTTCCTGCCCCGGCGGATGGAGGCCCTGCGGCCGCGAATCCAGCGCACGGTGGATGAGGCGCTCGACGCGATGCTGGCGGGCCCGCATCCGGTGGACCTGATGGCCGCGTTCGCGCTGCCCGTCGCCCTGCGCGTCATCTGCGACCTGCTCGGGGTGCCCCATGACGGCGCGGAGCGCCTGCACGTCCTCAGCCGGACCATCGGCTCCCGGGCGTCATCGCGCGAGGAGGCGACGGCGGCCCTGGCCGGACTGGATGAGGTCTTCCTGGCGCTGGTGGAGGCGAACCTCCGTGAGCCCACGGACACGCTCATCGGTCGCGTCGTGTCCGAGCAGGTGGCGACGGGCAAGCTGAGTACCCCGGATGCCGCCGCGATGTTCCATGCGCTGTTCTACGCGGGCCACGGGCCGCCCGCGTACATGTTCGGCCTGGGCACGCTGGCGCTGCTGCTCGACCCGGGGCAGCTGGAGAAGTTCCGCGCGATGGAGGACCCCGCGGCCATCACCGCGGCCGTCCAGGAGCTCCTGCGCTTCGTCAACGTCTCGCACCTGGGCCGGCAGCGCGTCGCCACGGTGGACGTCACCATTGGCGGCCAGCTCATCCGCGCCGGTGAAGGCATCCTCGCCCAGCCGGACTCCGCCAACCGCGACGAGACGGTCTTCGAGGATCCGGACCGGCTGGACCTCCAACGCGAGGTGCACCGTCACTTCGCCTTCGGCCATGGCATCCACCTGTGCACGGGGCGGGCGCTGTCGCTCATCGAGTTCGAGGTGTTCTTCAAGACGCTCTTCCAGCGCATCCCCACGCTGCGGCTGGCCGTGCCACCGGAGGAGATCCGCTTCAAGAAGGATGAGAACCTGCTCGGCGTGCACGAGCTGCCCATCACCTGGTAG
- a CDS encoding AraC family transcriptional regulator, translating to MTDRPSCYPSLPAALVTSLGPGRMPLLDVLTSPVPSGRFDSPVDDRHVLCLHVGEPVPVTYRVGNAERQGARIHGQFCVVPAGSSTRWTLSGPARSLLLRLTPALMREAAESLGLGAQGAALDPAIHIRDPQVERIGWMMQAEDHDGYPGGRLFVDSLATALAARLVASQSHTGAPAPRRRHALPTWRLRQVVEYIEAHLDEDLTLAELARVAGFSLSHFKPLFKQATGMPVHRFVMERRVERARLRLMEGRQSLTEIAMEAGFSHPSHMARCLRRFLGMSPTELLRAEQ from the coding sequence ATGACCGATCGACCCTCGTGCTACCCGAGCCTTCCGGCCGCGCTGGTGACGAGCCTTGGCCCGGGGCGCATGCCGTTGCTCGACGTGCTCACGTCTCCGGTTCCGTCCGGGCGGTTCGACTCGCCGGTGGATGACCGCCATGTCCTCTGTCTGCACGTGGGGGAACCGGTGCCGGTGACGTATCGCGTGGGGAATGCCGAGCGTCAGGGGGCGCGCATCCACGGTCAGTTCTGCGTGGTTCCGGCGGGGTCGAGCACGCGGTGGACGTTGTCAGGCCCGGCGCGGTCGTTGCTCCTGCGGCTGACGCCCGCGCTGATGCGGGAGGCCGCGGAGTCCCTGGGGTTGGGAGCGCAAGGGGCGGCACTGGATCCGGCCATCCACATCCGGGACCCGCAGGTCGAGCGCATCGGCTGGATGATGCAGGCCGAGGACCACGATGGCTATCCGGGTGGGAGGCTCTTCGTGGACAGCCTGGCGACGGCGCTCGCCGCGCGGTTGGTCGCGTCGCAATCCCACACAGGAGCCCCGGCGCCCAGGCGTCGCCACGCATTGCCGACGTGGCGGCTGCGGCAGGTGGTCGAGTACATCGAGGCTCACCTGGACGAGGACCTGACGCTGGCGGAGCTGGCGAGGGTGGCGGGGTTCAGCCTGTCTCACTTCAAGCCGCTGTTCAAACAGGCCACGGGGATGCCGGTTCATCGGTTCGTGATGGAGCGTCGCGTGGAGCGCGCGCGGCTGCGCTTGATGGAAGGGCGCCAGAGCCTGACGGAGATCGCGATGGAGGCGGGCTTCTCACACCCAAGCCACATGGCCCGCTGCCTGCGCCGCTTCCTGGGCATGAGCCCGACGGAGCTCCTCCGGGCGGAACAGTGA
- a CDS encoding alpha/beta fold hydrolase, whose product MSRRFFLLEFAGIALAASTLGACASHPELRSTTAGVTAARVTDAAAWRAARRFAPLSFGKIAYVERGSGDAAVFLHGAPLNGFQWRGAFDRLCDVRRCIAPDFMGLGYSEVPESQSLAAADQVDMLAALLDSLGVSQVDIVASDSGGAVAQLFLVKFPQRVRTLLLTNCDTEPNSPPPKVMPAIEMSRAGTLAASTAEWLTDPAMARSTFGAAVFQNPGTLTQEVIETYASPVVSSPKRQAQYHAFHKALLPNPLAGIEAKLLRTQVPVRIVWGESDDIFSNEDAHYLDRTFPGSQGIRFVPGGKLFFQEEHPDIIAEEALRLWKVH is encoded by the coding sequence ATGAGCCGTCGGTTCTTCCTCCTCGAGTTCGCGGGCATCGCCCTCGCGGCCAGCACGCTCGGCGCTTGTGCATCCCACCCGGAGCTCCGCTCCACCACGGCTGGCGTCACCGCGGCCCGGGTGACGGACGCGGCGGCCTGGCGCGCGGCGCGACGCTTCGCCCCGCTCTCGTTCGGAAAGATTGCCTACGTGGAGCGCGGCTCGGGTGACGCGGCCGTGTTCCTCCACGGAGCCCCCCTCAATGGCTTCCAGTGGCGCGGCGCGTTCGACCGGCTGTGCGATGTCCGGCGCTGCATCGCTCCTGACTTCATGGGCCTGGGCTACTCGGAGGTCCCCGAGTCCCAGTCGCTGGCCGCCGCCGACCAGGTGGACATGCTCGCGGCCCTGCTCGACTCGCTCGGCGTCTCCCAGGTCGACATCGTCGCCAGTGACAGCGGCGGCGCGGTCGCCCAGCTCTTCCTGGTCAAGTTCCCACAGCGGGTCCGGACGCTCCTCCTGACGAACTGCGACACCGAGCCGAACAGCCCTCCGCCCAAGGTGATGCCAGCCATCGAGATGTCCCGCGCTGGGACGCTCGCGGCCTCCACCGCGGAGTGGCTCACCGACCCGGCCATGGCCCGCTCGACGTTCGGCGCGGCTGTCTTCCAGAACCCCGGCACCCTCACCCAGGAGGTCATCGAGACCTACGCCTCGCCCGTCGTGAGCTCACCGAAGCGGCAGGCGCAGTATCACGCCTTCCACAAGGCGCTGCTCCCCAACCCGCTGGCGGGCATCGAGGCGAAGCTCCTTCGCACCCAGGTCCCGGTCCGCATCGTCTGGGGCGAGAGCGACGACATCTTCTCGAACGAGGACGCGCACTACCTCGACCGCACGTTCCCCGGCTCCCAGGGGATCCGCTTCGTGCCGGGCGGGAAGCTGTTCTTCCAGGAGGAGCACCCCGACATCATCGCGGAGGAAGCCCTCCGTCTGTGGAAGGTCCACTGA
- a CDS encoding S8 family peptidase, whose translation MSLKLLSRTVVSACVLFLLSACQSAGNPIPSPGDTPCRGTASVPTAVREKFLTVAKPVPGEYVVVLKESREGDVAPAPGVVARSLTERFGGKAFHVYAHALRGFAARMSEKEARAMSAASEVEYVQQNGVVTLDGSQADATWGLDRIDQRDLPLNQLYEYQTQGRGVHVYVIDTGLRPTHQEFAGRADIAFDAVDDGRNGVDCNGHGTHVAATVGGNMYGIAKSASLHAVRVLNCEGSGTTAGAVAGVDWVTEHHQSPAVANMSLGGGEDAVLDDAVRRSIALGVTYVLAAGNENQDACKRSPARTAEAITVGATTRVDRRASFSNHGDCVDVFAPGEGILSAWASDDTATRTLSGTSMATPHVTGIVALFLEAHPSAAPQEVIAAMTGNATPDKVANPGHCSPNRMAYSGFIAPLRAPTVRNSGE comes from the coding sequence ATGTCGCTGAAGCTCCTGTCGCGGACGGTCGTGTCCGCCTGCGTGCTGTTCCTGCTGTCGGCGTGCCAGAGCGCGGGCAATCCCATACCGTCACCCGGTGACACACCCTGCCGTGGCACCGCGTCCGTACCGACAGCCGTGCGCGAAAAGTTCCTCACGGTCGCGAAGCCGGTCCCCGGTGAGTACGTCGTCGTGCTCAAGGAGTCCCGGGAAGGGGACGTCGCGCCGGCGCCGGGGGTGGTCGCGCGGAGCCTCACCGAGCGCTTCGGCGGCAAGGCCTTCCACGTGTACGCGCACGCGCTGCGGGGCTTCGCTGCGCGCATGAGCGAGAAGGAGGCCCGTGCCATGTCCGCCGCGTCCGAGGTGGAGTACGTGCAACAGAATGGCGTGGTGACGCTCGACGGGAGCCAGGCCGATGCGACGTGGGGGCTCGACCGCATCGACCAGCGCGACCTGCCGCTCAATCAGCTCTACGAGTACCAGACGCAGGGTCGGGGCGTGCACGTGTACGTCATCGACACGGGCCTGCGTCCCACACACCAGGAGTTCGCCGGGCGGGCGGACATCGCCTTCGATGCCGTCGACGACGGTCGCAACGGCGTGGACTGCAACGGCCATGGCACCCACGTGGCCGCCACGGTGGGCGGCAACATGTATGGCATTGCCAAGAGTGCGTCGCTGCACGCCGTGCGCGTGCTGAACTGCGAGGGCTCCGGGACGACGGCCGGCGCGGTGGCGGGAGTGGACTGGGTGACCGAGCACCACCAGTCCCCGGCGGTGGCCAACATGAGCCTGGGCGGCGGGGAGGACGCGGTCCTCGACGACGCCGTGCGCCGCTCCATCGCGTTGGGCGTGACGTATGTGCTGGCGGCGGGCAACGAGAACCAGGACGCGTGCAAGCGCTCTCCGGCGCGCACCGCCGAGGCCATTACCGTGGGTGCCACCACCCGCGTGGACCGGCGGGCGTCCTTCTCCAACCATGGCGACTGCGTGGACGTCTTCGCGCCCGGCGAGGGCATCCTCTCGGCCTGGGCCAGCGATGACACGGCGACCCGAACGCTGAGCGGCACGTCCATGGCCACCCCGCATGTCACCGGCATCGTCGCGCTCTTCCTGGAGGCGCATCCCTCCGCCGCGCCGCAGGAGGTCATCGCCGCCATGACGGGCAACGCCACGCCGGACAAGGTGGCCAACCCCGGGCACTGCTCGCCGAACCGGATGGCCTACTCGGGCTTCATCGCACCCCTGCGGGCCCCCACGGTCCGGAACAGCGGGGAGTAG
- a CDS encoding DUF4833 domain-containing protein produces the protein MFPESGLRNLAAVALTTVATLASAAGTPLPAQSAFFLTRSENRNQVHYALRLDEACRPVGTRPVQVYWRMLERGASEVEELLDIEQPVYGLEDSQPVDATAEGWRVRVRLRAFPSRPIDITTARVDGRCQVQAWTKLGNSVSRLEHVFVKTSWPFSVDFVRLDGVSPEGQPVHELIRQP, from the coding sequence ATGTTTCCTGAATCCGGGCTTCGCAACCTCGCTGCCGTCGCGCTGACGACCGTCGCGACCCTGGCCTCCGCGGCCGGGACGCCCCTTCCGGCGCAATCCGCCTTCTTCCTGACCCGGAGCGAGAACCGGAACCAGGTCCACTACGCCCTGCGCCTGGACGAGGCCTGCCGCCCCGTGGGGACGCGTCCCGTCCAGGTGTACTGGCGGATGTTGGAGCGCGGGGCCTCGGAGGTGGAGGAGCTGCTGGACATCGAGCAGCCCGTCTATGGGCTGGAGGATTCGCAGCCGGTCGACGCCACCGCGGAGGGCTGGCGCGTGCGGGTGCGCCTGCGGGCCTTTCCCTCGCGCCCCATCGACATCACCACCGCGCGGGTCGACGGCCGATGCCAGGTCCAGGCGTGGACGAAGCTGGGCAACAGCGTCTCCCGGCTGGAGCACGTCTTCGTGAAGACGTCCTGGCCCTTCTCGGTCGACTTCGTGCGGCTGGATGGTGTGAGCCCGGAAGGGCAGCCCGTCCATGAGCTGATTCGCCAGCCGTGA
- the cydC gene encoding thiol reductant ABC exporter subunit CydC has translation MSRHPLRQVLPELGLRPRTVGFAVALGTAALFASTALGALSAWLIARAAEMPPVLDLTLAIVGVRALGLSRAGLRYAHRLVAHDVAFHGVARLRARLVDALARGPLTRVLGLKRGDLVARLGGDVDAVGEAVIRALVPMAIAVGVGVGSVVLLAFFLPAAAGALAVSLAIAGGVAPWMGARALALLEKASSDTRSHQLATALELLEGAAEWKVSGQARVLLGALRADDLSLERLSARAARWTAAATFLMHGAWSASVGAALVLGFAALGRGALSQVELCVVVLVPLGAFEALQSMPAALTQLLRSTEAARRLLPFLEMPEAEHPATALPSPAPAAHLRAEGLACGWPDRSAAVSGINLTVRRGRSLALTGPSGSGKTTLLLSLAGHLPAKAGVVKLGEVSLADVSEQRRVELLHCSAEDAHLFDTTLRENLRVVRATLTDDEAVAALHKAGLGDWYARQPQGLDTPLGRGGEALSGGERRRVLLARAWLSEAPWLLLDEPTEHLDPRTAARVMRDLDGMKAHGRGLVVVTHDADVARALDSVHALSPRDSEATAAPA, from the coding sequence ATGAGCCGTCATCCCTTGCGTCAGGTGCTGCCGGAGCTTGGGCTCCGTCCCCGCACGGTGGGCTTCGCGGTCGCGCTCGGGACCGCCGCGCTCTTCGCGTCGACGGCGCTGGGGGCGCTGTCCGCGTGGCTGATCGCGCGCGCGGCCGAGATGCCGCCCGTGCTCGACCTCACGCTCGCCATCGTCGGCGTGCGGGCCCTGGGGCTCTCCCGCGCGGGCCTCCGCTACGCCCACCGGCTCGTCGCGCACGACGTGGCCTTTCATGGCGTGGCGCGGCTGAGGGCCCGGCTCGTGGACGCGCTCGCGCGCGGGCCGCTCACCCGGGTCCTGGGCCTCAAGCGCGGGGACCTCGTCGCGAGGCTCGGTGGCGACGTGGATGCGGTGGGCGAGGCGGTCATCCGCGCGCTCGTGCCCATGGCCATCGCGGTGGGTGTCGGCGTCGGCAGCGTCGTCCTGCTCGCCTTCTTCCTTCCGGCGGCGGCGGGGGCCCTGGCGGTGAGCCTGGCCATCGCGGGGGGCGTGGCACCCTGGATGGGTGCGCGCGCGCTGGCCCTCCTGGAGAAGGCGTCGTCGGACACCCGGTCGCATCAGCTGGCCACCGCGCTGGAGCTGCTCGAAGGCGCGGCGGAGTGGAAGGTTTCGGGACAGGCGCGGGTGTTGCTGGGAGCGCTGCGCGCGGACGACCTGTCTCTGGAGCGGCTCTCCGCGCGGGCTGCCCGATGGACCGCCGCCGCGACCTTCCTGATGCACGGCGCGTGGAGCGCGAGCGTGGGGGCGGCGCTCGTCCTCGGCTTCGCGGCGCTTGGACGCGGAGCGCTCTCGCAGGTGGAGCTCTGTGTCGTCGTGCTCGTGCCGCTCGGTGCGTTCGAGGCCCTCCAGTCCATGCCCGCGGCGCTGACCCAGCTGCTGCGCTCGACCGAGGCGGCCCGGCGGCTGCTTCCGTTCCTCGAGATGCCCGAGGCGGAGCACCCGGCCACCGCGCTCCCCTCCCCCGCTCCGGCGGCCCACCTGCGCGCGGAGGGGCTCGCGTGCGGCTGGCCGGACCGAAGCGCGGCGGTCTCGGGTATCAACCTCACCGTGCGTCGAGGCAGGTCGCTCGCCCTCACCGGGCCCAGCGGGAGCGGGAAGACGACGCTGCTGCTCAGCCTGGCGGGGCACCTCCCTGCGAAGGCGGGAGTGGTGAAGCTCGGCGAGGTTTCGTTGGCGGACGTGAGCGAGCAACGCCGGGTCGAGCTGCTGCACTGCTCGGCCGAGGATGCGCACCTCTTCGACACCACCCTGCGGGAGAACCTCCGGGTCGTGCGCGCGACGCTCACCGACGACGAGGCCGTCGCGGCGCTTCACAAGGCAGGTCTGGGGGACTGGTACGCGCGGCAGCCGCAGGGGCTCGACACGCCCCTCGGCCGCGGCGGCGAGGCCCTCTCGGGAGGCGAGAGACGGCGCGTCCTCCTCGCGCGCGCCTGGCTTTCAGAGGCCCCCTGGCTCCTGCTGGATGAGCCCACCGAGCACCTGGATCCGCGCACCGCCGCGCGCGTGATGCGAGACCTCGATGGGATGAAGGCACACGGGCGTGGCCTGGTGGTCGTCACGCATGACGCGGACGTGGCGCGCGCGCTGGACAGCGTCCACGCACTCTCACCGCGTGACAGCGAGGCGACCGCCGCGCCGGCCTGA
- the cydD gene encoding thiol reductant ABC exporter subunit CydD: MKPLDPKLLRHASAARRYVLLTAGLGLGMVALTVLQARGLARLLGHAREVAAGPEALLWLGGVWLLRAALAGLQEWTGKRSAHRVIAQLRAGLLARLASRSERDGTSAGGVAQVELATRGLDALQPYLEGYVPQLLLTALATPALLVCVWRADPVSAVLMAGSLPLIPLFMVLVGRFTREATVRQLASMQQLSARVLDLITGLATLRALGRHRGVAAQVLRLSEAHARTTLQALRRAFLSSFVLELIATLSIASVAVGIGLRLLEGAMPLETGLFVLLLAPEVYAPLRQVGALFHASAEGAEAAAQAIARLEAPQPARGTLAAPPLTSGTLELRDVSVATRDAGCHAPEGLSFALPLGQGRILGLRGESGAGKSTALAVVLGLLPPTRGGVFLRPEGAAALPLGSLDLTTYWAQLAWLPQRLHLEPGTVRESVCRGRVIADSALSAAAEATGFDAVVARLPEGWDTQLGRDGQGLSLGQRQRLALTRVLAGDERLLLLDEPTAHLDEVSEQRVLEALKRRARQGTTLLLVSHRARTLAIADEVLTLHSQAPSPDTLAEAA, from the coding sequence ATGAAGCCGCTCGACCCGAAGCTCCTGCGGCACGCGAGCGCCGCGCGGCGCTACGTGCTGCTCACCGCGGGCCTGGGGCTCGGGATGGTCGCGCTCACGGTCCTGCAGGCGCGGGGGCTGGCGCGGCTGCTGGGGCATGCGCGCGAGGTGGCCGCAGGCCCCGAAGCCCTCCTCTGGCTGGGCGGCGTGTGGCTGCTGCGCGCGGCGCTGGCGGGGCTCCAGGAGTGGACGGGGAAGCGGAGCGCGCACCGGGTCATCGCGCAGCTGCGAGCAGGCCTGCTCGCGCGGCTGGCGTCCCGGTCGGAGCGGGACGGCACTTCGGCCGGCGGGGTGGCGCAGGTGGAGCTGGCGACGCGTGGGCTGGACGCGCTGCAGCCGTATCTCGAAGGCTACGTGCCGCAGCTGCTGCTCACGGCGCTGGCGACGCCGGCCCTGCTCGTCTGTGTGTGGCGCGCGGATCCGGTCTCCGCGGTCCTGATGGCGGGCTCGCTGCCGCTCATCCCGCTCTTCATGGTCCTGGTGGGCCGCTTCACGCGCGAGGCCACGGTGCGGCAGCTCGCGAGCATGCAGCAGCTGAGCGCGCGGGTGCTGGACCTCATCACCGGGCTCGCCACGCTGCGGGCGCTCGGCCGGCACCGGGGCGTCGCGGCCCAGGTCCTTCGGCTGAGCGAGGCGCACGCGCGGACCACGCTCCAGGCGCTGCGGCGCGCCTTCCTCTCCAGCTTCGTGCTGGAGCTCATCGCCACGCTTTCGATTGCCAGTGTGGCGGTGGGGATCGGCCTGCGGCTGCTCGAAGGCGCGATGCCGCTGGAGACGGGCCTCTTCGTGCTGTTGCTCGCGCCCGAGGTCTACGCGCCGCTGCGTCAGGTGGGCGCGCTCTTCCACGCGTCCGCGGAGGGCGCCGAGGCGGCGGCGCAGGCCATCGCGCGGCTCGAAGCCCCCCAGCCCGCGCGCGGCACGCTCGCGGCGCCCCCGCTCACCTCGGGGACGCTGGAGCTGCGGGACGTCTCGGTCGCCACGCGCGACGCCGGGTGCCACGCACCGGAGGGGCTGTCGTTCGCGCTGCCGTTGGGACAGGGCCGCATCCTCGGGTTGCGAGGGGAGAGCGGCGCGGGCAAGAGCACGGCCCTGGCGGTGGTGCTCGGGCTCCTGCCGCCCACGCGCGGGGGCGTCTTCCTGCGGCCCGAAGGCGCGGCGGCGCTCCCGCTCGGGTCGCTCGACCTGACGACTTACTGGGCCCAGCTCGCGTGGCTGCCCCAGCGGCTCCATCTGGAGCCTGGCACGGTGCGCGAGAGCGTCTGCCGGGGGCGCGTGATCGCGGACTCCGCCCTGTCGGCCGCCGCGGAGGCCACCGGCTTCGATGCCGTCGTCGCGCGGCTGCCCGAAGGCTGGGACACGCAGCTGGGGCGGGACGGCCAGGGGCTCTCGCTCGGGCAGCGGCAGCGGCTCGCGCTCACCCGGGTCCTCGCGGGCGACGAGCGGCTGCTGCTCCTGGACGAGCCCACGGCGCACCTGGATGAAGTCTCCGAGCAGCGCGTCCTCGAAGCGCTGAAGCGGCGCGCCCGGCAGGGGACGACCCTCCTGCTGGTCAGCCACCGCGCGCGAACGCTGGCCATCGCGGACGAGGTCCTCACGCTCCACTCGCAAGCCCCTTCCCCGGACACCCTCGCGGAGGCCGCATGA
- the cydB gene encoding cytochrome d ubiquinol oxidase subunit II: MELNTLWFCLIAVLWTGYLVLEGFDFGVGMWLSILGKTPAERRAVLRTIGPVWDGNEVWLLTAGGATFAAFPEWYATLFSGFYLPLFLILVALIVRGIGLEFRAKLDSPLWQRRWEQAIQVGSWVPALLWGVAFANIVRGVPLDAKHQFTGTFLGLLSPFALLGGLATTLLFLSHGAVFVALKTQGPLRTRALGWAKRMALPTLGVSGAFGLWTQVQYSVAWTWPVLGFVALALGAAALSVWREREGWSFTFSCLAIAGVVVLLFGSLFPDVMPALEPAHSLTVHNASSTPYTLRIMTYVAVALVPFVLAYQGWTYWVFRQRVTVDELTPALGEG, translated from the coding sequence ATGGAACTGAATACACTCTGGTTCTGTCTCATCGCGGTCCTGTGGACGGGCTACCTCGTGCTCGAAGGTTTCGACTTCGGCGTGGGGATGTGGCTCTCCATCCTGGGCAAGACCCCGGCGGAGCGCCGCGCGGTGCTGCGCACGATTGGCCCGGTCTGGGATGGCAATGAGGTGTGGCTGCTCACCGCCGGCGGCGCGACGTTCGCGGCCTTCCCGGAGTGGTACGCGACGCTCTTCTCCGGCTTCTACCTGCCGCTCTTCCTCATCCTCGTCGCGTTGATCGTGCGCGGCATCGGGCTCGAGTTCCGGGCCAAGCTGGACAGCCCCCTGTGGCAGCGCCGCTGGGAGCAGGCCATCCAGGTGGGGTCGTGGGTGCCCGCGCTGCTCTGGGGCGTCGCCTTCGCGAACATCGTGCGCGGGGTCCCCCTGGACGCGAAGCATCAGTTCACCGGGACGTTCCTCGGCCTCCTCTCCCCCTTCGCGCTGCTCGGCGGCCTGGCCACCACCCTGCTCTTCCTCAGCCACGGCGCGGTCTTCGTCGCGCTGAAGACCCAGGGCCCACTGCGGACGCGGGCGCTCGGCTGGGCGAAGCGGATGGCGCTGCCCACGCTGGGAGTCAGCGGGGCCTTCGGACTGTGGACGCAGGTGCAGTACTCGGTGGCGTGGACGTGGCCGGTGCTGGGGTTCGTGGCCCTGGCGTTGGGGGCGGCGGCGCTGAGCGTCTGGCGGGAGCGGGAGGGCTGGTCCTTCACCTTCAGCTGTCTGGCCATCGCGGGCGTGGTGGTGCTGCTCTTCGGCTCGCTCTTTCCGGACGTGATGCCGGCGCTGGAGCCGGCGCACTCGCTCACCGTCCACAACGCGTCGAGCACCCCCTACACGCTGCGGATCATGACCTACGTCGCCGTCGCGCTGGTGCCGTTCGTGCTGGCCTACCAGGGCTGGACGTACTGGGTCTTCCGCCAGCGCGTCACCGTCGACGAGCTCACCCCGGCGCTGGGAGAGGGCTGA